In Styela clava chromosome 10, kaStyClav1.hap1.2, whole genome shotgun sequence, the sequence AAAGTTGCACGTCAAACGTTGCTTTTTTTCTGTACGTTTTTATACCGCTTCGTATACATAGAGCACATTTTGCAATTCAAATTTGAAACCGTTTGATTTTGACAACAATAGTTTCTGTATAATAATCCATCTTTTgacatctttttttttcattttcaacctGATTATTTTTATCGTGATATCAGCAGCGTGTTATCTCGAGTTTAACCTTGTTACACGCCTCAGAAGTGCGGTCGTGGTTCTTTGAAACGCCGTTTTGTCTCATAAATATTGCATGTAGTTCTCAGTGCATGCAATATATTATGGATTGAGCATTTGTACTTTATTAtcaagttcaaaattgaaaCTATCGAATGTAATAATGCTAGCTCTGAAGTATTCTTCTATTACAACAATCAAACGGAAAGAGGGTTGCATTATTGAAAAGCATTTGAAGCGCTGTtctaacgtttttttttaaattattacttatcATTTTCAGATCAACGCGAATGACGAAATACTGACTGGAATAAAACTAGGAACGGTAATGATCGATACATGTAGCTCCGATGTGCATGCATTGAAAAGGGTAATAAGTTTTCTGCTAATATCAGGCATGCGGATTCGGAAAAATCCACAAAAGGATTCTATCTAttgctagaaagctattactttactgtgttttcccgaaaataagacctactctgaattcaaaaaatgattttaatataagccctcccttaaaataagacctcgTCGATAGcgcgaatattttttttttggccttgtcgatagcaagaaatctatTCTATACGTTTTCATGATTAATATTTCCCATGTTTATcaggtattttaaataaaaacgtgttatttataagtaaatggatatcggtttttagCCCCAGTGTTATTTTCGGAAAACACGGTATTTAATTAGAAATTTTCTGTAGGTTTCGTGTGTTTTTttgtgatatgacgtcatcaaatttaATAGTTGCGCATTTTGTAGCGGTTCCGCGTTTGTGTTATTGGCCAGGCGAAATCGTGAAGACTAGGGTACCGGTATTCTACTGTAAAAGATTACACAACGATACCCGTTTTACGtcgttttgatttttgtttcaattaattTGAGGATTGTATCTTGGATCAattcatttataaatttttggAATTTTCGGTCAtagtatataataatattttagacagttctaatttaaaaatattccaaaataaaAGTTTCTGAccttttgattttatttcgtCTGACTgagtgaaaattaattttacataTTATATTGTCTGCTTGAATGTCTATCATTGAAGATTGGATTGTATTAAGATTTGATTATCCAATTTTTATCTGTTATATTTGTAAGGTGTTTCAATACTCCGGATGTCGATATAATCAATGATGGGATTCAGGGGCTCAGCACGGGTTGCCCGAACCCGTTCTTGGATTATCGTAAAAGACGGCGTTCTTGTGacagaaataattttttttttctgaaatgagaAACCCATTGATTATGAGTTTAATACAAAAgagggtacttccgtagtatgtgtaccaggttggaattagggcataattttattccgatttttcttttcttttctattacgagttggactatctgtgttagataagtggatatacccctgcccataacTTTAGGTCTCTtaacaaaacttgatgtaaagtaggcgaacaaaatcagttacttccatattggtacacatacttctggtgcGTCCAAAAGAGAACCCGctctcaaaattttgaatttcacgACTGGATATTACTAACATGTATTTTAACGGATTTTCAGCATATTTCTCAAGGCTTGCCAATGGAGCATTTTGGTgtataataaatttcattttttctgaTTATTCAATGTCTGTGTATTTAGGTTATCATGGATATTTTACCACTTGCATTGGATAAAAGAATATGCGGACAAAATTGTTCCGACGAAGATTCAAAGAAGCATATTTTAGCAGGTTCAactattataataaaatattatctgtgtcattgttttttatttttcacttttttgatGTTAGTACAATCATTAATGGGTTTTAATCGTCCTGGAAAttcaataaaactaaaaaatactAAAACAGTTGTGATATAGTAATACAATCACAAAATCACAATTTATGAAAACATTTGATTTTGGTGATTGTACTTccacaaaaaatgattttattcaatttagtaattcatttttatcaacgCTTATTTAAACATAACTGATATGACAgaaaattggaattttattggtttgtttttcatttccaGGATTGATCGGCGCATCGTTTAGTTCAGTATCTATGCAGCTTGCAACTATATTACAAGTTTTCCATATTTCGCAGGTATGAGTAAGATAAAGTATATGTCTATTCAGGTcacatatttatcaaaattgttgTCTCAAATTTTTCCAGAAACTCTCTTAAAAACTACTATACCGTGCATGGatgtaaatatttattctttCCTCACATTGTCTTTTATCAAATTCTGTAACAGTAAGCATATTTCGAAGTAGTTCCGAAATTTGTATCTCACCTTTCTTATTTCTGGATGTCTACACGAAGAATATGATATTTCACagatataattataatattattataagtGAACATACTTTCTAACAGAAAAATatagattaaatttttttgcaaatttttttttatgaatattattagGTTAGCTATTGGTCGACAAGTTCAGAGTTGAGTGACAAAAcaagatttgaatattttttccgGTCAGTTGCTCCCGACATACACCAGGTAAATTACTCTTCTTTGAAATCGTAGTTTATATTTTCGTGCAAAACTTAATTATGGTCTACTATTGGTTATATGTTGATTAGGTTTTCAGATTTTTCGTTTTATCTACCTCACAGTACGTCATGTAACATGCACGGaactgaaataatttataacaGAGACTTGATTGACTCGGACTTTTGTCTGATTATACCGTCCTAATGCAAAGTATTTAATTATTACAAATGGTGTGCATCAACGTTTTATTGTTTCTGTAATTAAATAGGGcagcaatgatcaaatatatccACACGGaggccaaaacaaagtagtacggGCATACGAGTATTTGTCAAAGCAGACTGCCGGTACCGCAGTCCTAACGACTTTCGCAGAGCACGAGATCCGCCGACCTGACACGAGGTCGCGGAACCGCTacaattaaatttgatttgaattttgttgACGTCACCACACAAAACATCAGATAGAAAAAAGAATCCCACAGAGGCCACGGGAaggttttgaaataaataaaagtgattgtTTTCTAGCGACAAATACGATAATTGACCATCGAAAATCCCAATGCAATTAGTCCTGTAGTTAATTAATGAGACAAGCGATTTTTCACAACTAAATGACTAACAACAAcagcataataataataacgaaACGATCTATGTGTACACCCCGTGTCCTATTACACGATAGATCAAAAAATTCTATAGTTTGCAGTCACGAATAACCGACGTAAGATCTTATTTGTCTGAAAATGGGATTTCGAGATATTTGCGTATTGATTTTTTGAACAGTTATTCGCATcaaattatatcaatatttttatatgccgAAAAGTTATGTTTGTAGATTTATTATATTCTCATCAATGTTTCCCAGGTTGATGCCATGATCTCATTCATAAAGGAAATGGAATGGaattatatttcttttatttatgaCGATGATGCTTATGGAGTAGATGGATATACAGGTTAATATTgaaaggttccattacatttgaacccacgtacatttgaacccatgacaattgcacctgtatgctattgcacctatggaatttttttctttcacggatagttaaacccatactaaccctaacccatgggttttagcacccgcatatagattgaacccgtggatatgcgcatgggttcaaatgtacatcggttcaaatgtacggtcaccatattaaaataatatttttgaaaaagaatttTAAAGAATAGTTTTTGGTTCAATAACGACATaaattgaaatgattttattcATTGTAGTATTAATACTTTCTTTTTCAATAATTCCACATTCAATTTTTTACAGAATTCACTCGTAAAgcggaaaaaaataatatttgtatagcTTTCACAAAAGCATTACCAATGATAGGGGAGGATATAAATATGACACTCGTTATAGAAGAGTTACTGACAAGAAAGAACGCAAGAGGTgagaagaaatattttaaatacagtGTAACATTTCAATATCTGTTTTAAATGAACTATTTTTCacaaacatttcattttttcaatatctttgATTATATTAGTTATCTGGATTGCTCTTAATCGTGCTATATTTCCACAATAATAAGATCTATGTCACTGTCTAAGGCACTGTCTAATTGATAAGACTCATAATCATAAATTAGGTCGGAAACCTTGAAATAATTCAATACTGGAAACtagtattcaaatatataacagtGAGATAAATTCATTATAAAGCTTGgttgaaatttagaaaattacGTAAAATAATCATCATTCTGCAACAAAAAATTTGCTCGCCATTGAAATACAATTGGAAACAATAGTATACCAATCAAATTGCAATTCCTATAACAACTACATTATAATAATTTCAGTCATTGAATATAATCTATGTTAGTGTTCATTTATAACTCTAGAATATCTAACAAGTAACTATTCACGAATTTTTATGATAATTATCGACGAATTGTTGATAATTATAAATTTACGTAAATTATTCGATCATGCTTTGTTTTAGTTGTTGTTGTATTCTCCAACACTGGAAACGCAGAAAAGGTATTTGTTGCCGCACGATCCATTCCAGAAGCagttgaaaatttgatttggaTTGGATCTGATGGATGGATATCGTATATACCTCAGGATCACACAGACGATTCGTATTTAGATGTAATAGATGGTACGAatgatggatttttttttaatatagtaTTATGCATTTTTCACAATGAACGAATTGAAACTACAAATCTATATAAATAAATCGTGTTGAGGACtggatattttttaataatatcttGAATACTTGGTAGATATATAATTGcatgtgattttttttattgtaatgggtGCTATCAACACGTAAATTActggaaatataaaattcatcACCCAGACAGTTGCAGAGCGTTTACACACTTTAAAAACACGTTTCTTCAATAACTCATTaggaagaaaagagtcatatgccAGAAttggattgaaaaaatatagctttaataaaaaaacagagGAGTTAACTTAGACCTTTGgctgaaaaatatcaagatggtggatatttgaaattttcgtCTGATCGATACATATGATTTACTATTCAGTTCAAAACGCTCATCCACAATCCTAATCATTAAAACACATCAGCGGTGTTGGTGCTTGAGTAATTAACTCAACCCGAATTTGACTTGCGGTACTATTTATCAAAGACTCTGGTTCGTACTCAACTAATTATCAGTGAAACTTATCTTAGTGATTCGACTTCGAACTCAGACTCGACTTGTGACTCGGATGAATCGTGACTCAAGTTTTAGGGGCGTTTTAATAGGAATAAGTTGttgtaaattattattaaagattttttcaaattttctgcttttcctGTATGGTGTGCTTTATGGGATCAATCATACTAATATCATTGGGGATTTTGGCAAACTTTTTTGTGGGTTTGATCTAATGTTTTCTTCCAAACATTCCAGGTGCGATTGGGTTCTtgccaaaaataaatttaaaagagAATTTAAAAGATTACATGACAAATCTTACGTTGTCCCAAAACTATGGAGAAAATTCAACGAGAAATCCTTGGTTTGCTGAGTATTTTAGTCGGAAAAACAACTGTTCTTTACCTTCAGGTTTGTTTTATAAAGCTACTTGAATTATACTTCTTGATATTTTATCAGAACTAATACAGATGACAAACAGCAGTAGCAGTATATTATCACTTGATCTTTTCGCAATGAAAAACTGCAATATATATACGTTTACGGACAAGAACtggacctatagatcgttttgttgttatgttgttgttgtattTCGTACTCTTTATGTTTTTCTTATTGTTGTCgtaaaaaaaaagcttttctCTTTAATACTGGACCGATGACTTTGAAATTTGCAGTAgttaaatattgttgttgttgttgctagaaGTCTTTTacctttatttattttgaaaatttttgtgtgctctatgggattttttttttgcgatgacatcatcaaaattaaaaattgagcaTCATGTGGCGGTTCCGTATTCGCGTTTGTGGCTATCTGGTGACCAGGCGAAGTCGGGAAGACTCCGGTACCGGCATTCTACTTCAAAAGATCAGATACCCGCACTACTTCGTATCCATATATTCGAAAATTGATCTCTCGTTTTTGTAACCATGCTCATATTTATAATTTGCATAAACTGAATCAACGCCgttcatattcatttattattcttATTATTCTGTTTTGATTATACCTCTGTGACCAATGGTGTAACTTTTGACTTTTTCAAGTCATAAGCTTAATTTCACTTTTCGTACATTGGAAAGATTTTGCAACCGATTCATAAGTAATCTGTGAATGAAGTAATAATTCACAACGTAGAAGATTTTGAATATTAAGTTCCAATTTATGAAACTTccttaatatattttgttttattgaaaaacatATGTTTTCCCACGCTTTCCTAATCGCACTCATTTTGCATATAGATGTCATTCATCTTAGTTGGATTATGTCAGAACTAAAAGAGTTACATAAGAATGATTTTTAATAAGCGAAGCTTCCCACATAATTGAATATTGTATcttttatatgtatataatatGTTTACAGAAAATGGAAGCAATTCAAGTAAAAGAATATGTGGTGAAGATGAAAAGATTAATGCAACAACATTTCGGATTCATAACACAGTGAGAATTCAATTAGAGATAGAAATCATTATTTAATTGTTAATTAGATATTGGAGTGAAAAATCATAGataactaaaaaaataaactcaatattttgtgtaaaataataataatggagatacagaaatttttaaaataagcaaGCTATTTCAGTTGCTGAAATAATTATCACATATTCGAGCCAAATTAAATGACCAAATAAAAAAGCCCTTCATCCTTTGTATGTATAAAGTATTATACTGTATTATACAGTATCATTATGAGTATTATACTTGTATCATACACAAGACATGTTATCAACGAAGAGTTCTATCTTCATACACGTGTTTGGTATTATGAATATATTATGATTATATTTATAGTGAACAATGTTATATTTAGCTACGTATGGAAAGTATGAatataattatgcaaattttgcAATCAAAAAATTCGTGTAACAATTTGTTGATTCATATGGTCAAGCGTCCATGACATCGAAAGGTTAGGTGAGCAGAAGTAGTAATAGTTAGTAGAGCAGAAAAGCAGACagattttgaataaattcaaatttttattttacattatatGTTGTATATTATTAGGATATTATTTCAATGCCTATTTATACGCGACTCGCATTAAATTAATAATCCTAATGAAGttaatagatttttttttatgttattttataattttgttgtaGCCTATATCAGACGCCGTGTATGCAATGGTATATGCCTTGGATGATTACCATAAAAATATCTGTGGCGGTAAAGCTGGTTTGTGTGATGAAATCAAACAGAAAGCAGGAACACATCAAGTTGCAAGTGAACTCTATTATCATCTGAAAAACGTTTCGTTTACAAGTATGGCCTCCTTCatccatttttattatttttatcaaacttTATTTTTAGTATAGAGAATGATAAATTATTGAGCTCAAAATGAGATTTTATTCATCGTATTGTCGTTTGttgtaataaattaaacacttattttgcatttttttgcaTTCATATTACTCAATGGATATGTAACCAATGTAATAGTTAATAAGATGTAAAGTTATATAATACTTGTTGATGCCATTTGAAATGTTCCTACCAactattattaatttattattaacaaatacattttaatatatatctatTGCAAATTTCACTGAAATGAGTATGCTAAACTAATTTTGTCATTTGTATAACAGCCTCTGGCGGTTCGCAGTTTAAATTTGACAAGAATCAAGATGGACCTCCAATATATGATGTATTTGTGTTCAAGAAACAACATGTTGCAAACACTTCAACTAATTTACTGGAtggttggtcgaaaataggaacaTATCAAGATAGCGGTAAGCAAAACATGTAATTACAAATATGAGGAAGCAATGCTCGACTATAGGCAGACACGAGAGACAAAATATTGTTCACATATTCCATAGAAAATGATaccataaattttaataaattttggatAGAACAAATGATCGCATAGgactcaattttaaaaataaaaataaaaacggctTTTTTCTTGAGGTTACCATCGctaagtattgaaaatttgaaatttatttcaaattatattaatattcgGGGTCAGCTATCAAATGGGATACGAGACTTCCGGATAAGATTTACTTGACTCCATCCACCTGCAGTCAAAAGTGTAAACACGGAGAAGCTCAAATACGCGGAACTCAGGTGAGAGgcaaaaatatatgaacatttTTCGTTATTGAATCGGTAAACTGTATTGGaatttcgtattttttttttgaatatgtcaaaatatataattttatataatatttagtttatatcatcaaacaaaatgtcaaattttttattacgtCGACTTTGGatgatgaataataataatataggcACGAAAAATGCTCGGCTGGTTATTCTGTATATGCCATGGTCTCTGACATATGTAAATTCGTCGTGTTACTTTGGCAGATATAACGACCTGGTATTATTCGGTAAAAAGGTTTTATGAAaatcagagaaaaaaaaattaggtttcaatttttaagttttcatgtcaatttaaattttagaaatGTTGCTGGTATTGCCAAAAGTGCACTGCACAGGAGTTTGTTTATAACGAGACAGCGTGTCAAAAATGCGACTTCGGAGACAAACCTAACAAACATGTAAATGGATGCGAACCATTACCGATAAGGTAACATAAGTTACAAACTGTGCAAATGATAGTCAGTTTTATTCATTAAATATTGAGAACTTGGATTATCATAATTTACAAGAGATAATACCAATGGTTTTTGCGTCAAATTCAAAGATACCTTAATACAACTAAAGAACTGTTTAGCTAAATTAGgtggataaatttgaaaagtgttttttggtattttcacaattttacaGGCAAATGGAATATAATTCAGGTCACTCATTATTTGCGTTGTCATTTGGAGTATTTGGTCTTTTGTCGACAATTTATATCACCTTCATTTTTATCAAGTACAGAGAAACGGCGATAGTAAGAGCATCTGGAAAGgtagtaaaaacagtttttgatTCTAGAAATATAATCCTAAAAATTGGCTTGGACTACAGAATTTAAATGATTAGGTATTGTAAAAAGCAACACCACTCACTTCGTTTTgccattaattttttttaatagtttgTCGAACAACCTGGTATCAGCTACTCAATAAAAATCTGCAAAGTCATTGCAGATTTTGCAGGTAAACGTTTATAATGACCAAAAAACTGAATTTTATAACGTGGTAATCGTAGGAATGAAATATTAGTTTAAACGAAATAGTATTACATATAACTTATTTGTTAGGTTTAGATATAGAATCAAAATGCAACAAATCTAAAAACCcaataacataaattttcaGGAACTTTGTTTCTTTGTGTTATTCGGTATTTTCATCACTCTACTAAACTGCTTTTCCGTGACATCTGCGCCTAGTAATCTTTCATGTACAACATCGCGTGTCATCTTGTCAATAGGACCTACATGCATGTACGTTGGTTTGCTGATGAAAACGATACGAGTCGTATTCATATTTCAGTCAAGCGGAATTTTAACCACACGGGTACGTTGAAGCAGTTACGTTATGAAATCTTTGTTTCCATCTACCTCCAACCTTTTGGTCACTACAATTAGctcagcaaaaaaaaaatttatcgaTTAAAAATCAAGAAAGTTATCTATGTACGAGTATTTCTATTGAAGTCATATGAGTGTTGGGTATCATATGaacaaaaataatcaaatataaccAATTCTCAGAAATGAAACCCAATTAAACACTGTGGGTTGGATGGTGAGCAAGCGCGTGGCAATTCCATCACTGCATGACAAAGATTTATGATTAGGctgtaaaatattccaaatttccGCCACCCATTTTTGAATAACATACAAATGAAAGTGCATAAAGCCAAacttttattattgataaatgTATATGAAACTAAGCAACACGTCGTCCGAGAAACCGCTTTCTATTGCATTATATTAGTGTGACAAACAATTCAGTTGATGCCAGTATTTCTTTCTCGTGATCAAATAACTTTAAATTGCTATTTCACAGACAAAACAATATCTCCAGCCAGTGCAATTTACGTTGATAACGGTTGCAGTATCGTCGGTGCAGATTCTGATTCTAATTATTTGGTCAAGATTAAAACAACCAACAATAGATCTCATAGTATTCGATGATTTTGCTTTTCTAACATGCAAAGTATTAGTCGACATTGAGATTCTCGTAGGACTTATCTACCCGTTCATTATCATAATTGTTTGTACTGTTCTGGCAACAATTAATAGAAACGTACCCACTGGATTCAAAGAAACTCTTTACGTGGGTAAGTGCAAAATGGGGGATGGAAATCTGATAAATGAAATGCATTCCTCGATACTGAATTAACGGTATTTTACACAGATGATCAACGTTCTTATCTGTAAATGATGTGATTAGGTGTAAATGGTTTgatattatgaaaaatttctAATTGTAATCAGTCTTTATGGTTTCAGCGAACATAATTTCCtattatcattcaaaattgaaaaaacttgcAGATCAAAAGCGATCATTAGAGAGAAAGGAAAATATTTCTGGTCTTTTTCATTAAATAGTTGTAATCGATTTGCATTTCCGATCAGCTAACACCTAATGTACCATCAATAAAATACTTCATAGAtacttaatttttttgttgtacagTTTATATATTCAATACCTTATGTATCTTTTTTCAGGTTTTACAATGTACACTACATGCATTATATGGCTTGCTCTTTTaccaatatttttaacaaattccACTGACGTTCCAAAGAAGGtaaaattatacaaatattCTGTTATTCAGTTgtatcagaaaaaaatgaaattcgtCATCTAACAAACAAATGAGATATATATGTTCCAAAATTCAAACTTTTGAGTGAAAAATGACAaacttattttaatattttattgttgaCATATAGCTGCATAGTCGTATTGAGTCGTGAGTAAATGATTTCAATTAGTTAGCGATAATCATTTGTAGTGACCTGTGACTATTTGTTTTACAAAATGCATTTCCGTTTGCCAAATACAAACTCAAACCTCAATCCACTTTATAAAGCGAGAGAGGCGAGATGCTTCTTTCAACATTGTCCAGTGCTTTTTGGCGTGCATTTGACGATACGTTTATTATATAGTGCATATGAAAACACATTACACATGTGCGTtcgtatttaataatatatccCTAACTAACATAGTCCTAACTGGTGTTTGATTATGTTTCCTCTGAACAAATTAAAACATTACACAACGCAAATGCATAATCAACCGTTGAAACTTCTTGCTAATTATTTTTCAGCTTACAACAGTTTCTGCATCTCTAACACTGAGCGCGATAACTGTATTATTTTGTCTTTTTGCACCTCGATGTTACGCAATTTTATTTCACCCTGAATGGAATACATCAGAGTCTGTCATGTCTAGGtaagtgaataatttttttcatttgatgcgtcactaaatattaattttgtatcCTACATAGAAATCAGGCTTGTgtgtttcaaatatattgaaagAGCAGTGGTCCTGCTATCTTACAAGCTGCATGCTATATGATAATAAAGCattatttatatcaaaaacaaatgtTACTTGATGTCAACTCCCACCTTCTCTCGGGTTGGGGTTCAAAAAAAGCAATTGGTTGAATATTATGAGCTGTTGAAATCgtaaataaaagaatatttcGGCCACTAACCAATCATTCTAACTTTGAAATCACCAGCATCGGGTCTTTTGTTTCGTGGATAATATACAATCGACTCTAACTCCCGactaaaaatcaaaaaaattgagataaaaaagTTTTCGTCCTGAATTTCGCGGCTCCTAGTCGTAAAAAATTTGTCTCCAGCTCCGAACTCGAGGAACCAAgaatatcaaattttgataaaaaaaatatgtcgTTTGTAAGTCTTCATTATTGTTGTGTTAAAAAGTCTTAGAAAAATCAATGTATTTTGAGTTTATGTACAAAAATTGAATCTCCATTGAATGTATAAACAAACGACTCAGACGAATTCAAAATTTGGACTACATCCACATATCCCAGAAGTTTGAAAACACTCCTCCGACTCCAGTGAGAACATGCGCAACTCTGATTTCCAAATCTGCAGCCCTGGCCAGCATTAATTTTATGAGTGATATTTGCATTGTTTTACCAATCACATATCGGTTTCAATAACcgaatatatacatatttggTATTTTCAGAAGTCGAAGTTATAATAGTACTAAGAGACAAAGGAACTCAACATCGGTGGTTCATCCAGACACAACCGTGTCACCTTCAGTGAAACGATCAGATAGTTCTGCGGAAGACAAAATCAACGCATTGCCAGACAACTGATAACGAGAAATGTTGGGCGGGTAAAAGTCCCAAAAACCTAGTCACGATAAGGGGTCACTATTCCCATGAATCACCAGTCCAATTGCAGTTTTTTGGAGCACCAAGTCAAGTCCGCGTCATAAAAGATTTTGaataaacagtaaaatttataaatacgaGTGAGATTGACACTGAGACTTCAAGATCTTGTTCTGAATGTTAAACTACGTTTTAATTAATTACAAAATCAATGTAGTCTATTTTGAGTAGTCATAGTTAAGCTATTGTAAAATTTTCGACATTCAATGCAACATTAATCTAAGTATTTCATAGAATTTTACTTGTTATTTTAAAGACAAGTACAATGTTAAGTTTCTCAGGAGCTAGTCGAGTGTTTCCGAATAGGGTCATTTCGTTTAGATGACTTCGAGTCTTTAAAAAGTGACCCAATTCCGAGTCAACTCACTGACTTGTGTC encodes:
- the LOC120337611 gene encoding metabotropic glutamate receptor 7-like isoform X1; translated protein: MSIMSVLSRTLFCFVFVASQSAEHLIGSQHMKQSRSGAPMQFRDGDIILGAAMQVTNENANGDCVEELTGMYLVETMNMIIDEINANDEILTGIKLGTVMIDTCSSDVHALKRVIMDILPLALDKRICGQNCSDEDSKKHILAGLIGASFSSVSMQLATILQVFHISQVSYWSTSSELSDKTRFEYFFRSVAPDIHQVDAMISFIKEMEWNYISFIYDDDAYGVDGYTEFTRKAEKNNICIAFTKALPMIGEDINMTLVIEELLTRKNARVVVVFSNTGNAEKVFVAARSIPEAVENLIWIGSDGWISYIPQDHTDDSYLDVIDGAIGFLPKINLKENLKDYMTNLTLSQNYGENSTRNPWFAEYFSRKNNCSLPSENGSNSSKRICGEDEKINATTFRIHNTPISDAVYAMVYALDDYHKNICGGKAGLCDEIKQKAGTHQVASELYYHLKNVSFTTSGGSQFKFDKNQDGPPIYDVFVFKKQHVANTSTNLLDGWSKIGTYQDSAIKWDTRLPDKIYLTPSTCSQKCKHGEAQIRGTQKCCWYCQKCTAQEFVYNETACQKCDFGDKPNKHVNGCEPLPIRQMEYNSGHSLFALSFGVFGLLSTIYITFIFIKYRETAIVRASGKELCFFVLFGIFITLLNCFSVTSAPSNLSCTTSRVILSIGPTCMYVGLLMKTIRVVFIFQSSGILTTRTKQYLQPVQFTLITVAVSSVQILILIIWSRLKQPTIDLIVFDDFAFLTCKVLVDIEILVGLIYPFIIIIVCTVLATINRNVPTGFKETLYVGFTMYTTCIIWLALLPIFLTNSTDVPKKLTTVSASLTLSAITVLFCLFAPRCYAILFHPEWNTSESVMSRSRSYNSTKRQRNSTSVVHPDTTVSPSVKRSDSSAEDKINALPDN
- the LOC120337611 gene encoding metabotropic glutamate receptor 7-like isoform X2, yielding MSIMSVLSRTLFCFVFVASQSAEHLIGSQHMKQSRSGAPMQFRDGDIILGAAMQVTNENANGDCVEELTGMYLVETMNMIIDEINANDEILTGIKLGTVMIDTCSSDVHALKRVIMDILPLALDKRICGQNCSDEDSKKHILAGLIGASFSSVSMQLATILQVFHISQVSYWSTSSELSDKTRFEYFFRSVAPDIHQVDAMISFIKEMEWNYISFIYDDDAYGVDGYTEFTRKAEKNNICIAFTKALPMIGEDINMTLVIEELLTRKNARVVVVFSNTGNAEKVFVAARSIPEAVENLIWIGSDGWISYIPQDHTDDSYLDVIDGAIGFLPKINLKENLKDYMTNLTLSQNYGENSTRNPWFAEYFSRKNNCSLPSENGSNSSKRICGEDEKINATTFRIHNTPISDAVYAMVYALDDYHKNICGGKAGLCDEIKQKAGTHQVASELYYHLKNVSFTTSGGSQFKFDKNQDGPPIYDVFVFKKQHVANTSTNLLDGWSKIGTYQDSAIKWDTRLPDKIYLTPSTCSQKCKHGEAQIRGTQKCCWYCQKCTAQEFVYNETACQKCDFGDKPNKHVNGCEPLPIRQMEYNSGHSLFALSFGVFGLLSTIYITFIFIKYRETAIVRASGKELCFFVLFGIFITLLNCFSVTSAPSNLSCTTSRVILSIGPTCMYVGLLMKTIRVVFIFQSSGILTTRTKQYLQPVQFTLITVAVSSVQILILIIWSRLKQPTIDLIVFDDFAFLTCKVLVDIEILVGLIYPFIIIIVCTVLATINRNVPTGFKETLYVAYNSFCISNTERDNCIILSFCTSMLRNFISP